The Mercurialis annua linkage group LG2, ddMerAnnu1.2, whole genome shotgun sequence genome contains a region encoding:
- the LOC126670143 gene encoding protein phosphatase 2C 70 — protein MMLAVVESIIGGVLMLLLFILFIFFACKPWRLFFNSSPSRPLKVGELERPLVSDDVENNDLARNYDLEGACYQNEGPLRLPRSHGLIHKQRLPSASPQLNQGDSLILDVTSEPTEDISVGQTLKRTFLTEHLAEVQQHTGQTDQSPHRENDSIQDFAPCIIADQRSCLSLEVISGPSRGLRCSKWSTSASGVPFILGRVSSDMLLKDSEVSGKHAMINWNVDKKRWELVDMGSLNGTHLNSRPINHHDSGSRHWGNPADLSNGDIITLGTTSNIRVHITFKAENEMPFCVGMASDPMAMRRGGKKLPMEDVCYYHWPLPGIEQFGMFGICDGHGGAAAANTASKMLPEKVAKILSDSLTRERVLSQCDASEVLRVAFSQTEASLNYYYEGCTATVLLVWADDDKNFFAQCANLGDSACVMNVDGKQIKMTEDHRVVSDTERQRINELGQPLKDGETRLCGLNLARMLGDKFLKQQDARFSSDPYISKAVHIDRTSNAFALLASDGFWDVIGAKKAVQLVLQTRERYSTDGDNPTEKIANFLLSEARTMRTKDNTSIIFLDFGIKSRISSCKVVS, from the exons ATGATGCTGGCGGTGGTAGAAAGCATTATCGGCGGTGTACTTATGCTTCTTTTGTTTATCCTCTTTATTTTTTTCGCCTGTAAACCATGGCGTCTCTTTTTTAATTCTTCTCCTTCTCGTCCTCTTAAG GTTGGTGAATTAGAGCGACCGCTTGTTTCAGATGACGTGGAAAACAATGATTTAGCAAGGAATTATGACCTAGAGGGAGCGTGTTATCAAAATGAAGGGCCGCTGCGGTTGCCTCGATCCCATGGGCTTATTCATAAACAGAGGCTTCCATCTGCATCGCCCCAGTTGAACCAAG GAGATAGCTTGATTTTAGATGTAACTTCGGAACCCACTGAGGATATTTCGGTTGGTCAAACCCTCAAGCGCACATTTCTGACAGAACACCTAGCTGAAGTTCAGCAACATACTGGACAGACAGATCAGAGTCCTCATCGGGAAAATGATAGCATTCAGGATTTTGCGCCCTGCATTATTGCCGATCAAA GAAGCTGCCTCTCTCTGGAGGTCATCTCTGGTCCTTCTCGTGGCCTCCGATGTTCTAAATGGTCCACAAGTGCTTCAGGAGTTCCATTTATCCTTGGAAGGGTATCAAGTGATATGTTGTTGAAGGACTCAGAAGTGTCGGGGAAGCATGCAATGATCAACTGGAATGTGGAT aaGAAAAGATGGGAGCTTGTTGACATGGGTAGTCTAAATGGAACGCACCTCAATTCACGACCAATTAATCATCATGATTCTGGAAGTAGGCACTGGGGTAATCCGGCTGATTTGTCAAATGGAGACATAATAACTCTCGGAACAACCTCAAACATACGT GTTCACATCACATTTAAAGCTGAGAATGAGATGCCTTTTTGTGTAGGCATGGCATCAGATCCCATGGCTATGCGTCGAGGAGGAAAGAAACTTCCTATGGAAGATGTGTGCTATTATCACTGGCCCCTTCCGGGCATTGAACAG TTTGGAATGTTTGGAATTTGTGATGGGCATGGTGGAGCAGCAGCTGCTAATACTGCCAGCAA AATGCTTCCTGAGAAGGTTGCAAAGATTTTGTCGGATTCACTAACAAGGGAGAGGgttttatcacaatgtgatgcTTCAGAAGTTCTCAGAGTTGCATTTTCTCAAACAGAAGCTTCATTGAATTACTACTATGAG GGTTGTACAGCAACTGTGCTTCTGGTTTGGGCTGATGATGACAAAAATTTCTTTGCTCAATGTGCCAATCTTGGGGATTCAGCTTGTGTTATGAA TGTTGATGGGAAGCAAATTAAGATGACGGAAGACCACAGAGTAGTTAGCGATACTGAACGACAGCGAATAAACGAATTGGGACAACCTCTGAAAGATGGAGAGACGCGTCTTTGTG GATTGAACCTTGCTCGGATGCTTGGAGACAAATTTTTGAAACAGCAAGATGCTCGTTTCAGTTCAGATCCCTACATAAGTAAAGCTGTGCATATAGATCGCACAAGTAATGCCTTTGCACTTTTGGCAAG TGATGGCTTTTGGGATGTTATTGGTGCTAAGAAGGCAGTTCAACTTGTACTTCAG ACGAGGGAGAGGTACTCGACAGACGGGGATAATCCTACAGAGAAGATTGCTAATTTTTTACTGAGTGAGGCTAGAACAATGCGGACAAAGGATAACACCTCCATAATTTTCTTGGATTTTGGCATAAAATCAAGAATATCTTCTTGTAAAGTTGTATCCTAA
- the LOC126670561 gene encoding uncharacterized protein LOC126670561 — protein MGKKKKRAESEPEPDTEPNRHQTPDAVNGDGDSGKKIKKKKKKEKPNEIEGKEKPTVSVALPGSIIDNTQSLELATRLAGQIARAATIFRIDEIVVFDNGSSSVKEDPTVNNSDENESGAAFLIRILRYLETPQYLRKALFPRLNSLRFVGLLPPLDAPHHVRKHEWVPYREGVTLNEKAPNSVGTLVDVGLSKNVLIDQVLEPGIRVTVAMGADRNLDADLPRQVVSLSKPREEAGMYWGYRVRYASSISSMLNDSPYQGGYDHVIGTSEHGQIINSSELSLPSFRHLMIAFGGLAGLEECIEEDSKLKGTNVREVFDSYLNTCPHQGSRTIRTEEAIFISLQYFQEPINGALRRS, from the exons atggggaagaagaagaagagagcaGAATCAGAACCTGAACCTGATACAGAACCAAACCGCCACCAAACACCAGACGCCGTCAACGGCGACGGTGATTCCGgtaagaaaataaagaagaaaaagaagaaggaaaaaccTAATGAAATAGAAGGGAAGGAAAAGCCTACAGTAAGCGTAGCTTTACCTGGTTCAATCATCGACAACACTCAATCTCTCGAGCTAGCTACTCGA cTGGCCGGACAAATTGCGCGTGCCGCCACAATTTTTCGTATTGATGAG ATAGTGGTGTTTGATAATGGGAGTAGCTCGGTGAAAGAGGATCCTACAGTTAACAACTCGGATGAAAATGAAAGTGGTGCTGCATTTCTCATAAGGATATTGCGGTATCTTGAGACGCCACAGTATCTAAGAAAAGCTCTCTTTCCTAGGCTTAATAGCTTGAGATTTGTG GGTCTATTGCCTCCACTTGATGCTCCACACCATGTGCGTAAGCATGAGTGGGTTCCATATCGCGAAG GTGTCACACTAAATGAAAAAGCTCCAAACTCTGTAGGAACACTAGTTGATGTGGGTCTGAGTAAG AATGTTCTTATTGATCAAGTACTTGAACCTGGCATAAGAGTAACTGTGGCAATGGGCGCTGATCGCAATTTGGATGCTG ATTTACCACGCCAGGTTGTCTCATTGTCAAAGCCCAGAGAGGAAGCTGGAATGTATTGGGGATACAGAGTGCGATATGCTTCTAGTATTAGTTCAATGCTTAATGATTCCCCATACCAG GGTGGCTATGATCATGTAATTGGTACCTCAGAGCATGGTCAGATTATTAACTCATCAGAGCTCTCCTTGCCGAGTTTCAG GCATTTGATGATTGCTTTTGGGGGGCTTGCGGGACTGGAAGAGTGTATTGAAGAAGACAGTAAATTAAAG GGTACAAATGTTCGAGAGGTTTTTGATTCATACTTGAACACCTGCCCTCATCAAGGAAGTCGAACAATTCGAACTGAG GAAGCAATATTCATATCACTTCAATATTTCCAAGAACCGATAAATGGAGCCTTGCGAAGATCTTAA
- the LOC126668805 gene encoding probable ATP-dependent DNA helicase CHR12 produces MVAQQQDHHHQPPSSEAVDIQNTQSLISALSLVSRDLPLPPQLFNSVFSIYSDPQIAPHNGSNGLRDESGIPIVGDLMSEFEEALAKQRSSCMSGSLLCESREKRYQGHTKHRLNELEELPSTRGEDLQTKCLLELYGLKLAELQSKVRTEVSSEYWLRLNCASPDKQLFDWGMMRLRRPSYGVGDAFASEADDQFRKKRDAERLSRLEEEERNRIESKKRKFFAEIINTLREFQLQAQASLKRRKQRNDWIQHWHGRQRQRATRAEKLRIQALRNDNDEDYLRLVKESKNERLTTLLEETNKLLVNLGAAVQRQKDAKYSDGIEPLEIPEAVSESLGDTPTEDDADIIDSDRNDDSNDLLKGQRQYNSAIHSIEEKVTEQPAMLQGGTLRPYQLEGLQWMLSLFNNNLNGILADEMGLGKTIQTISLIAYLKEKKGIRGPHLIVAPKAVLPNWINEFSTWISEDEIKAVLYDGRQEERKALREQLSKYNNFDVVITHYDLIMRDRKFLKKIMWRYMIVDEGHRLKNHDCALSKILESGSYQIERRLLLTGTPIQNSLHELWSLLNFLLPNIFNSVDNFGDWFNAPFADKVALSGEEEMLIIRRLHQVVRPFILRRKKNEVEKFLPGKSQVILKCDMSAWQKVYYQQVTEIGRVGLGSGKSKSLQNLTMQLRKCCNHPYLFVGDYNMWRRDEIIRAAGKFELLDRLLPKLRATNHRVLLFSQMTRLMDILEIYLQLHDYKYLRLDGSTKTEERGTLLKQFNAPDSPYFMFLLSTRAGGLGLNLQTADTVIIFDSDWNPQMDQQAEDRAHRIGQKKEVKVFVLVSVGSIEEVILERAKQKKGIDAKVIQAGLFNTTSTAKDRRELLEEIMRKGSSSLGNDVPSEREINRLAARSKEEFEIFEKMDRERRKKENYKSRLMEEREVPEWAYKTPDKEKKGFDPNNTAVLGKRRRKEVTYADTLSDLQWMKAVESGQDISKFSTKGRRPEELPPLDGNDSYNNSGGTEIKDSEIKNETMPAASEGTSEEDTIGSDTKRFKPDGVLAETFKYQSVEKSENQAVRGSNWNGHIFMWNAHKKKRSSHPLQSSSSDSKGQNSNGRGNRWV; encoded by the exons ATGGTGGCTCAGCAGCAAGACCATCATCATCAGCCGCCTTCTTCAGAGGCTGTTGACATTCAAAACACTCAGTCTTTAATCTCAGCGCTTAGTTTGGTCTCTCGTGACCTCCCGCTCCCTCCTCAGTTATTTAACTCCGTCTTCTCCATCTATTCTGATCCCCAAATTGCCCCTCATAACGGTTCTAATGGATTG CGAGATGAAAGTGGAATCCCCATTGTAGGGGATTTAATGAGTGAATTTGAGGAGGCGTTGGCGAAGCAAAGGAGTAGTTGCATGTCGGGTTCTTTACTTTGTGAATCGAGGGAAAAACGATATCAAGGCCATACTAAGCATCGCTTAAATGAACTCGAAG AACTTCCTTCAACCAGAGGTGAGGACCTTCAGACGAAGTGCTTACTTGAGCTATATGGACTGAAG CTAGCGGAGTTGCAGAGTAAAGTGCGGACAGAAGTGAGTTCAGAGTATTGGCTTCGCCTAAATTGTGCATCTCCTGATAAGCAGTTGTTTGATTGGGGTATGATGAGACTGCGCCGTCCTTCATATGGTGTAGGAGACGCTTTTGCCTCAGAAGCTGATGATCAGTTCAGAAAAAAACGGGATGCAGAG AGGCTGTCAAggttagaagaagaagaaagaaaccGTATAGAGAGTAAGAAAAGAAAGTTCTTTGCAGAGATAATTAATACACTCCGGGAGTTCCAACTGCAAGCTCAGGCTTCTCTTAAACGAAGGAAGCAAAGGAATGATTGGATCCAG CATTGGCATGGAAGGCAAAGACAGCGTGCTACTCGGGCTGAAAAACTGAGGATCCAAGCCCTGAGGAATGACAATGACGAAGATTATTTGAGATTGGTGAAGGAGAGCAAGAATGAACGACTTACAACACTTCTTGAAGAAACAAATAAACTTCTTGTTAATTTGGGGGCTGCTGTTCAGCGTCAGAAAGATGCAAAGTATTCAGATGGCATTGAACCCTTAGAAATCCCGGAAGCTGTATCAGAAAGCTTAGGGGATACACCCACCGAGGACGATGCAGACATCATCGATTCTGATCGTAATGATGACAGTAATGATTTACTTAAAGGGCAGCGACAATATAACTCGGCCATTCATTCAATTGAGGAGAAG GTAACTGAGCAGCCTGCCATGCTTCAAGGTGGGACTTTAAGACCGTATCAGTTAGAAGGGCTTCAATGGATGTTATCTTTGttcaacaacaatttaaatggaattttagCTGATGAGATGGGGTTGGGGAAAACAATACAAACGATTTCGTTGATAGCGTATCTGAAGGAGAAAAAAGGTATCCGTGGACCACACTTGATAGTCGCTCCAAAGGCTGTACTACCCAATTGGATTAATGAGTTCTCAACATGGATTTCTGAGGATGA GATTAAAGCAGTTCTTTATGATGGACGTCAAGAGGAGAGAAAGGCTTTAAGAGAACAGTTGTCAAAATACAACAACTTTGATGTGGTTATCACACACTATGACCTAATCATGAGAGATAGAAAATTTCTGAAAAAGATTATGTGGCGCTACATGATTGTTGATGAAGGGCATCGATTGAAAAATCATGACTGTGCACTTTCAAAAATTCTCGAGTCTGG AAGCTACCAGATTGAACGGAGACTTCTACTAACTGGAACTCCAATACAGAACAGCTTACATGAACTTTGGTCGCTACTCAACTTTCTCCTTCCAAATATTTTCAATTCGGTCGATAACTTCGGGGACTGGTTCAATGCTCCTTTTGCAGACAAGGTTGCTCTTAGTGGTGAAGAAGAAATGCTGATAATTCGACGTTTGCATCAA GTTGTCAGGCCATTTATTTtgagaaggaaaaaaaatgagGTGGAGAAATTCCTTCCTGGGAAATCTCAGGTCATACTGAAGTGTGACATGTCAGCATGGCAGAAAGTTTATTACCAACAAGTTACAGAGATAGGCAGAGTTGGATTAG GCTCTGGGAAATCAAAAAGTCTACAGAATCTGACGATGCAGCTCAGAAAGTGTTGCAACCACCCATACCTTTTTGTCGGAGACTACAATATGTGGCGGAGAGATGAAATCATTAGAGCAGCAGGAAAGTTTGAACTTCTTGATCGTTTACTCCCAAAACTTCGAGCAACAAATCATAGAGTTCTGCTTTTCTCACAAATGACCCGTCTAATGGACATTCTCGAAATTTACTTGCAACTACATGATTATAAGTATCTGAGACTCGATGGCTCGACCAAAACGGAGGAAAGAGGGACGTTACTAAAGCAATTCAATGCTCCAGACTCTCCTTATTTCATGTTTCTATTGAGCACGCGTGCTGGAGGACTTGGCTTGAATTTACAAACGGCTGATACTGTAATAATATTTGATAGTGATTGGAACCCTCAGATGGACCAACAAGCAGAGGATCGCGCACATCGTATTGGACAAAAGAAGGAAGTTAAGGTATTCGTGTTGGTTAGCGTTGGATCAATAGAGGAGGTAATTTTGGAGCGTGCAAAACAGAAGAAGGGCATTGACGCAAAGGTTATCCAGGCTGGACTGTTTAACACAACTTCCACAG CTAAGGACAGAAGAGAATTGTTAGAGGAGATCATGCGCAAAGGATCAAGTTCTCTTGGAAATGATGTGCCAAGCGAGAGAGAAATTAACCGCCTTGCTGCCCGGTCAAAGGAAGAGTTTGAGATCTTTGAAAAGATGGATAGAGAGAGACGGAAGAAAGAGAATTATAAATCGCGTCTCATGGAAGAACGCGAGGTACCAGAATGGGCTTATAAAACTCCTGATAAGGAAAAAAAAGGTTTTGATCCAAATAATACGGCAGTTTTGGGAAAACGCAGAAGAAAGGAGGTCACTTATGCTGATACGTTAAGTGATTTACAATGGATGAAAGCCGTAGAAAGCGGACAGGACATATCGAAGTTTTCAACTAAGGGAAGAAGACCAGAAGAACTTCCTCCACTGGATGGAAACGATTCGTATAATAACAGTGGTGGAACAGAAATAAAGGATTCGGAAATAAAGAATGAAACAATGCCTGCTGCGAGCGAGGGAACAAGCGAAGAAGATACGATTGGTTCCGACacaaagcgatttaagcctgaTGGAGTTTTAGCTGAAACATTTAAATATCAGAGTGTagaaaaatctgaaaatcaagCTGTTAGAGGAAGCAATTGGAATGGGCACATATTTATGTGGAATGCTCATAAGAAGAAAAGATCTAGCCATCCTCTTCAGAGTTCATCATCTGATTCTAAAGGCCAGAACTCTAACGGAAGAGGAAATCGTTGGGTGTGA
- the LOC126669463 gene encoding RAN GTPase-activating protein 2: MDAATLKSQRPFSIKLWPPSQNTRHMLLVRITDNLTSKSIFTQKYGSLSKEEAEDNAKRIEDVAFIAANKHYENEPDGDGGSAVQFYAKECSKLILEILKKGPAPREDGEVLASEEVPASCNIFDISKGPRAFIEAIEAEEILSPLKDPGNSYTKICFSNRSFGLEAARVAEPILVSIKDQLKEVDLSDFIAGRPEAEALEVMNIFSSALEGSILKSLDLSNNALGEKGVRAFEALLRSQSCLEELYLMNDGISEEAARAVCELIPSTEKLRILHFHNNMTGDQGALAIAEVLKRSPLLEDFRCSSTRVGAEGGIALSEALDNCSHLKKLDLRDNVFGVEAGVALSKSLSKHAGLTEVYLSYLNLEDEGTIAIANALKESACALEVLDIAGNDITAESVAALSACVAAKQNLTKLNLAENELKDEGAIQIIKAMEEGHIKLKEVDMSTNSIGRVGGRLLAQVVVQKPEFKLLNINENILSDEGIDEVKEIFKKSPDMLGPLDENNPEGFDDEESGEGDDNEHDLESKLKNLEVKGEED, translated from the coding sequence ATGGATGCTGCAACCCTGAAGTCACAACGGCcattctctattaaactttgGCCGCCTAGCCAAAACACAAGGCATATGCTTTTGGTGCGCATTACTGACAATCTCACTAGCAAGTCAATTTTCACTCAGAAGTACGGCAGTTTGAGCAAAGAGGAAGCTGAGGATAATGCAAAAAGAATTGAAGATGTTGCTTTTATTGCTGccaacaaacattatgaaaatgaGCCAGATGGTGACGGAGGTTCGGCTGTTCAGTTTTATGCAAAAGAATGCAGCAAGTTAATTTTGGAGATTCTCAAAAAAGGCCCTGCACCAAGGGAGGATGGAGAAGTCCTGGCATCTGAGGAAGTTCCTGCATCCTGTAACATTTTTGACATATCCAAAGGTCCACGAGCCTTTATTGAGGCAATTGAGGCTGAGGAAATACTCAGTCCATTAAAGGATCCTGGAAATTCATACACTAAGATATGTTTCAGCAATAGAAGCTTTGGTCTAGAAGCTGCTCGTGTTGCTGAGCCGATTTTAGTTTCTATCAAGGATCAGTTAAAGGAAGTTGACTTGTCAGATTTCATTGCCGGAAGACCAGAGGCTGAAGCTCTTGAAGTTATGAACATATTTTCTTCTGCCCTTGAAGGTAGCATTCTGAAATCCTTGGACCTGTCAAACAATGCTTTGGGTGAGAAGGGTGTGAGGGCCTTTGAGGCCCTCCTACGGTCACAAAGCTGCTTGGAGGAGCTTTATTTGATGAATGATGGTATTTCGGAGGAAGCCGCACGAGCAGTTTGTGAATTGATTCCTTCCACAGAGAAGCTTAGGATTCTTCATTTCCATAACAATATGACGGGTGATCAAGGGGCACTTGCCATTGCTGAGGTTCTAAAACGTTCTCCGTTGCTGGAAGATTTTAGATGCTCCTCAACAAGAGTAGGCGCAGAAGGAGGAATAGCCCTGTCGGAAGCGCTTGACAATTGTTCTCATTTGAAGAAACTTGACCTCCGAGACAACGTGTTTGGTGTAGAAGCTGGAGTTGCTCTGAGTAAATCTCTTTCTAAGCACGCAGGTCTCACCGAGGTTTATTTAAGTTATCTGAATTTGGAAGATGAGGGTACCATTGCCATAGCCAATGCTCTCAAGGAATCAGCCTGTGCACTTGAAGTGTTGGATATCGCTGGAAATGACATAACAGCTGAATCTGTCGCAGCATTGTCAGCTTGTGTAGCAGCAAAGCAGAATCTTACAAAGTTGAACTTGGCCGAAAATGAACTGAAGGATGAAGGTGCAATCCAGATTATCAAGGCCATGGAAGAAGGCCATATCAAACTGAAAGAAGTCGACATGAGTACCAATTCCATCGGAAGAGTTGGGGGTCGGTTGTTGGCACAAGTTGTGGTGCAGAAGCCAGAGTTCAAATTGCTGAATATCAACGAGAACATTCTCTCCGACGAAGGTATTGATGAGGTGAaggagattttcaagaaatccCCTGATATGCTGGGGCCGTTGGATGAGAATAATCCTGAAGGCTTTGATGATGAAGAATCTGGAGAGGGTGACGATAATGAGCACGACTTGGAATCAAAACTGAAGAACCTTGAAGTTAAAGGAGAAGAAGACTAG
- the LOC126670659 gene encoding uncharacterized protein LOC126670659, with protein MLKFLSKVRIEFNALDPRTASCMEFLAQCNARKAKESNPACQLIVKRRTDDRTPQITVTFVNGVEEVFDGTSVSAQSIRSMILEKGQHLETEQMFREAGEKWPVLIPEHELQMPAPGTKPRKADEKKQ; from the exons ATGTTGAAATTCCTATCGAAAGTGCGAATCGAATTCAATGCCCTAGACCCACGAACAGCGTCATGCATGGAATTCCTTGCCCAATGCAACGCCCGCAAGGCCAAAGAATCAAATCCCGCTTGCCAACTCATTGTCAAGCGTCGAACCGATGATCGTACCCCGCAAATCACTGTGACGTTCGTTAATGGTGTCGAGGAGGTTTTTGACGGCACTAGTGTCTCTGCACAGTCAATTAGGAGTATGATTTTGGAGAAAGGTCAGCATCTTGAAACTGAACAAATGTTTCGCGAAGCTGGTGAAAAATGGCCTGTTCTTATTCCTGAACATGAGCTTCAAATGCCTGCTCCCGGTACCAAA CCAAGGAAAGCAGATGAGAAGAAGCAATGA
- the LOC126668896 gene encoding ARM REPEAT PROTEIN INTERACTING WITH ABF2, translated as MEPQRRQTEDQALPERKGQKRKLEEEIDDEQREISVADAAAAVPFGDARQALLYEVASQVNILNSTFSWNDADRAAAKRATHVLAEFAKNEELVSVIVEGGAVPALVRHLQAPPASSEGGDRNSKPFEHEVEKGSAFALGLLAVKPEHQQLIVDMGALSHLVDLLKRHKDGACSRAVNSVIRRAADAITNLAHENSNIKIRVRVEGGIPPLVELLEFVDIKVQRAAAGALRTLAFKNDENKKQIVECNALPTLILMLRSEDAAIHYEAVGVIGNLVHSSKHIKKEVLTAGALQPVIGLLSSCCSESQREAALLLGQFAATDSDCKVHIVQRGAVQPLIEMLQSTDVQLREMSAFALGRLAQDSHNQAGIAHNGGLVPLLKLLDSKNGSLQHNAAFALYGLADNEDNVSDFIRVGGVQKLQDGEFIIQATKDCVAKTLKRLEEKIHGRVLHHLLYLMRVTEKTVQRRVASALAHLCSPDDQRTIFIEDNGLELLLGLLGSSSSKQQLDAAVALYKLVNKATTLSPMDAAPPSPTPQVYLGEQYVNNATLSDVTFLVEGRRFYAHRICLLASSDAFRAMFDGGYREKDARDIEIPNIRWEVFELMMRFVYTGSVDVSLDIAQDLLRAADQYLLEGLKRLCEYTIAQDISLENVAGMYELSEAFHAISLRHACILFILEKFDKLNAKSRHANLIQRIIPEIRNYFAKALTKPNRRL; from the exons ATGGAGCCACAGAGAAGGCAAACCGAAGATCAAGCTCTCCCTGAACGGAAGGGGCAGAAGCGTAAACTGGAGGAGGAGATCGACGACGAGCAGCGAGAGATCTCAGTGGCGGATGCCGCCGCGGCGGTTCCTTTCGGTGACGCGAGGCAAGCGCTTTTATATGAGGTTGCTTCTCAAGTTAATATTCTCAACTCTACCTTCTCGTGGAACGACGCCGATCGTGCTGCTGCTAAACGCGCCACTCATGTCCTTGCTGAGTTTGCTAAAAACG AGGAATTAGTGAGTGTAATTGTGGAAGGAGGTGCAGTTCCGGCTCTTGTTAGGCATCTTCAAGCACCGCCTGCATCGAGTGAAGGCGGTGATCGCAATTCGAAGCCGTTTGAGCATGAGGTCGAGAAAGGGAGTGCTTTCGCTCTTGGACTACTTGCTGTTAAG CCAGAGCATCAGCAACTCATTGTTGACATGGGAGCTTTGTCACATCTAGTGGACCTGCTGAAAAGGCATAAGGACGGTGCTTGTTCTCGGGCAGTTAATAGTGTAATTAGACGGGCGGCTGATGCTATTACCAATCTAGCTCATGAGAACAGCAACATTAAGATACGCGTTAG GGTGGAAGGTGGAATTCCACCTCTGGTTGAGTTGCTTGAATTCGTCGATATAAAGGTCCAAAGAGCAGCTGCTGGGGCACTGCGAACCTTGGCTTTTAAAAATGATGAGAACAAAAAACAG ATTGTTGAATGTAACGCTCTTCCTACACTTATTCTAATGCTACGGTCAGAGGATGCTGCTATTCATTATGAAGCA GTTGGTGTTATTGGAAATTTGGTGCACTCATCCAAACACATAAAGAAAGAAGTCCTTACTGCCGGGGCTTTGCAACCTGTTATTGGTCTGCTTAG CTCCTGCTGCTCTGAGAGCCAAAGAGAAGCTGCTTTATTACTTGGTCAATTTGCCGCTACTGATTCAGATTGCAAG GTTCATATCGTGCAAAGGGGTGCGGTTCAACCTTTGATAGAGATGCTTCAGTCTACTGATGTACAACTAAGGGAAATGTCAGCATTTGCACTTGGGAGGTTGGCACAG GACTCCCACAACCAAGCGGGTATAGCTCACAATGGTGGTTTAGTGCCATTGCTGAAGCTTCTGGATTCAAAAAATGGATCTCTTCAACATAATGCAGCATTTGCTCTATATGGTCTTGCAGATAATGAG GATAACGTATCCGATTTTATTAGGGTGGGAGGTGTTCAGAAGCTGCAGGATGGAGAGTTTATTATTCAA GCAACGAAAGATTGTGTAGCCAAGACTCTAAAAAGATTGGAGGAAAAGATCCATGGACGA GTTTTACACCATTTATTGTATCTGATGCGGGTGACGGAGAAAACAGTCCAACGGCGTGTTGCTTCAGCTCTTGCACATCTTTGTTCGCCGGATGATCAGAGAACCATATTTATTGAAGATAATG GACTAGAGTTACTTCTTGGCCTTCTTGGGTCTTCAAGTTCAAAGCAACAACTTGATGCAGCTGTAGCACTGTACAAGTTGGTAAATAAAGCCACTACTCTTTCTCCAATGGACGCAGCTCCTCCTTCTCCAACTCCACAA GTATATTTGGGAGAGCAGTATGTTAACAATGCAACTTTATCTGACGTTACATTTTTAGTTGAAG GTAGACGTTTTTATGCCCATAGAATTTGCCTACTCGCTTCCTCAGATGCATTTCGTGCAATGTTTGATGGAGGTTACCGG GAGAAGGACGCAAGGGACATTGAGATTCCAAATATTAGATGGGAGGTCTTCGAGTTGATGATGAG ATTCGTGTATACTGGATCAGTAGATGTTTCTTTAGATATTGCCCAAGATCTCCTAAGGGCAGCAGATCAGTACCTCTTAGAGGGGCTTAAACGACTTTGTGAATATACCATAGCACAG GATATATCCTTGGAGAATGTTGCAGGCATGTACGAGCTTTCAGAAGCTTTCCATGCAATTTCTCTGAGGCACGCATGCATTTTGTTTATCTTGGAGAAGTTCGATAAGTTGAATGCAAAATCCAG GCACGCCAATTTAATTCAGCGTATTATACCCGAGATTCGGAATTACTTTGCCAAAGCACTTACCAAACCTAACCGGCGGCTGTAG